CATCGCACGGGTGAGCGCGACACTGGACACCGAGCTGGGCAACCACCTCGGGCAGTGCCACTTCAACGTCGAGCAGTACGCCATCGCCGCGCACCGCAACCTGCGGCGCAACCCCCTCCGCTGGTTGCTCATGCCCCACATGCGGGAGGTGGTCCTGATCAACCACTCCGCCAACGGGTTCCTGGTGGGGCCGAACGGTTACATCACCCGCGCCAGCGCGTTGACCGAGCGGAGCGTCGATGCGCGGCTGCTCCACCTGATGGGCAGCTACGACTGGCGGGGCTTCGCGCCCGCGGCGCCGGTGTGCGAGGGGCACCGCTACGCCCACGCCGCGCAGCTGTTCTGGCGGGTGCTCGGGGAGCACGTCGACGCCTTCTTCGCCGAGCACGGCGGCGCGGTGGAGGCCCAATGGCGGGAGGTGCGCCGCTTCTCGGACGACCTCGTGGCCCACTCGGTGCCCGCCTTCGTGTGCCGCTATCTCCGGGCGCGGGTGTCGGGGAAGGACGCTCCGTGGTTCGTCCGGTCCGAGCGCATGGACCTGGACGCGAAGGCCGCCGAGCCACCGCCCAAGGCCGTCAGCGCGGTGACCCATACCGACGTCCCCCAGCCCGGCGAGCTGGACGCGCTCAAGCAGCTGTGCCGCTACGTCATCTTCTTCGCGACCTTCCGGCACGCCTGGGCCAACAACCTCCAGTGGGAAGACGCCGGAGAGGTCCTCTACTCCAGCCTGGGGCTGCGCTGGGGCAAGGGAGGAGGACTCCCGGAGAGCGAGGAGGATCTGGACGCCGCCCCTCCTCCGGACGAGGCGACCGAGATGCTGTGGATCTCCTGGATGCTGTCCAAGACCAACTACGGCTTCCTCCTGGCCAACGAGGAGGACGACGTGCATCCGCGGCTGGTGGAGCTGCTCCGGGCCCGCGCCGCCGAGTTCGCGGCGCTGGGCCTGGACGTCAGGACGATCAGCTCCCGCATCAACATCTGAGCGGGGTGAGCGGGCTCAGGGGACGCGCAGGGCGCGCAGGAAGCGCCCGCCACCCGGTGTCTCCACGCGCAGCAGCAGCGTGCTGCCCGGGGACGCCTTGCGGATGAGCTTCGCCAGCTCCTCGGCGTTGCGCACCGGCTTGCGATCCACCTCCACCACCACCATGCCCGGCTCCAGCTCCGCGCGCTCCGCCGGCGAGCCCGGCAGCACGTCCGTCACCAGCGCGCCCTGCGTCGACGTCAGCCCCGTGCGCTCCACGATGCGCGGATCCACGTTGCTCAGCGACACGCCCACGCGCGCCTTCGAGGACTGCTCGGTCTCCTCGTCGCCACCGCGGCGCTGGCGCACGCTCACCCCCTCCAGGTCCGGCCGCGTCCCGAGCTGCACCTTCAGCTCCTGCCGCTTGCCGTCCCGGAACACGTCCAGCACCGAGGTGGTGCCCGGCTTCTTCAGCGCCACCGTGCGGGTGAGCTCACCGCCCGAGCCCACCTTCCGCCCGTCGATGGCCACGATGACGTCATCCGCCCTCATGCCGGCCTTGCCCGCCGGGGAGTTGTCGTTCACCTGCGACACGATGGCGCCCTCGTTCACGGGCAGCGACATCGCCTTGGCCAGGTCGCCCGTCAGATCCTGGATGCCGATGCCCAGCCACGCGCGCGTCACCGCGCCGTCCTTCTCCAGCTGCGGCAGCAGCGCCTTCACCATGTTGCTCGGCACCGCGAAGCCGATGCCCGTGCCACCACCCACGATGGCGGTGTTGATGCCCACCACCTCGCCCTTCATGTTGAAGAGCGGGCCACCCGAGTTGCCCGGGTTGATGGCGGCGTCCGTCTGGAGGAAGTCGTCATACGGGCCGGAGTGGATGTCGCGCGCCCTCGCCGACAGGATGCCGCTGCTCACGCTCGAGGCCAGCCCGAACGGGTTGCCGATGGCCAACAGCCAGTCACCCACGCGCAGCGCGTCCGAGTCTCCCAGCTTCACGAACGGCAGGTTCTCCACCTTGCCCTGGAGCTGGATGAGCGCCACGTCGGTGAGCGGATCCCTCCCGACGATCTTCGCGTCGAAGCTGCGCCCGTCGTCCATGCGGACGCGGATCGTCACCGCTCCTTCGATGACGTGATTGTTGGTCAACACCAGGCCCTTGGGGTCGATGATGAAGCCCGAGCCCGCGCCCTGGCGGAGCTGCTCGCGCCTCTGACCCTGGCCTCCGCCTCCGTTTCCGAAGAAGCGATCGAAGAGGGGATTGTCCTGTCCGAAGCCCTCGGACCTGGAGGCCTTGGCTTGCACGTCCACGTTGACGACGGCGCCCTTCACCGACTCCACGAGCGGGGCCAGCGAAGGCAGGGCCTGCGCTTCCCGGGTGGCGGGCTGGACGGGGTTGGAGGACGGAGCCGCCGTCTGGGCGGGCGCGAGGATCGGCAGCGCGAGGACGAGAGCACCCGCGAGGGCGCTCTTCTGGGGGTTCAGTCGCTTGGTCATGGTCTCTCCCGAGATAAGACGGAAAGACTTCAAGGCAAGGCAGACCCGCCCTGCCTGCACGACTGGGAAACAGTGCGGCGCCCCTTCTCTTCCCGAGAAAGACCGCGAGCGTGTAGGAGTTACACCCCCAGCAACAGGGCGAGTGCCCCGGGCTGGCCCGGTTCGAGGGCGAACAGCAGCCGCTCGCGCAGCACCTTCAGCTCCTCGTAGCCCATCTCCACCGCGCGGCCATGGGCGACCGGATCCCTCAGGCGCTCCTTGGCCTGGATGACGAAGTCCGCCAGCACGTCCAGCAGGCGCCCAGGCAGGGGGTAGCGCTCCGTGAGGAAGGCCAGGAAGAGGTGGAGGTAGGGCTCCTCGCGCCGCTGAAGGACGCGCGCCACCTCGCCCATGGAGGGCGGACGGCCGGGCCGCTCGGGATCGAAGGCGGCGGCGAAGTTGTCGAAGTACTCCACCTTCCGGCCGCGCTTCTCGCGCGTGGCCGCCTGGAGGAAGTCCTTGAGCTGGCCCCGGGCGTCCAGCCACTGGCGGAAGCGCTCCACGAAGAGCGTGTACAGCGCGCGCTCCAGCGCTCCCGCGAACAGCACCGCTACCGCCGCCGCGGGCAGATCCGTGTAGAGGGCCTTCTGGTACGTGCGCTCCGCCACCATCATCGCCTGCAGCAGCGGCGGCGGGCACGTGGCCAGTGCCTTGCCCAGCCCCCGCTCCACGTTCTCGCGGGCCTTGGCGTCGATCTCCGTCTCGCGCTGCTCGAGCTCCTCGCGGGTGCGCCGGGCCTGCTCCGCGCGCGCCGACGCCTGCGCCGCCCTCGCCTCCTCCTCCGCCCGGCGAGCCTTCTCCTCGGCCTGGGCCTGGGCCGCCCGGAGCGTCTCCAGCTCACGGCGCAGGGCCTCCAGCTCGCTCTCACGGGCCACGAAGCGCCGGCGCAAGGCATCGGACTCGGCCTTCGCCGCCTCCACCTGCGCCTCCACGTTGGCCTGCAACTGCGTGCGCCACGCCTCGCGGCGCCGCGTCAGCTCCAGGCCCCGCCGCGCCTCGGGCTCGTCGGGGTCCATCTCGAGCGCCGCCTGGAAGGACTTCTCGGCGGACTCGAAGTCCCCCTCCTCCGCCGACAGGTGACCCAGGTCCACCTGCAGCTGAGGCCCCAGCTTGCCCTGGGACTCCGCGTGCCCCGAGGCCCGCGCCAGTGCCTCACGCGCCTCCTGACGCCGTCCCAGCAACCGCAGCGCGCGGCCCCGCGTGGCCTCCAGCTCGAAGATGAAGCCCTTGTAGTGCTCGCCCGTCGCCGCCTCCGCGACCGCCAGGTGCTCCAGCGCGTCCTCCGGGCGATTGCGCAGGTTGGCGATCTGCGCGAACAGGAGCCGATCCTCCGCCGTGGGCACGGAGCCCAGCCGCTCGGTGATGAGCTGATCGCACAGCCCCGGCTCCCCGGCGAGCTGCGCCGCGTACGCCATGTGCCCCAGTTGCTCCGGTTGCAGCTCGCCCGCCGCGCGCTGCTCCTTCCACAGCCCGAGCGCGGGCGCGGCCTGCCCCTGCATGAGGAGGCAGTCGGCCAGCAGCCCCTTCGCCTCGGACTGCACCTCCGCGGGCACATCGCCCTCGCGGAGGCTCCGGCACATGTTGGCCGCCTCCTCGTAGCGGCCCAGCTTCGCGCGCACGCGCGCCAGCAGCATCCTCGCCTCGGGCCCGGCGCCTCCGGCCACCGCCCGCGCGAAGATGCGCTCGGAGGCCGCGTAGCGCTCCAGCCGCGCCAGCGCATAGCCGTACTGGGTGAGCAGATCCGGCCCGAGCCCCTTGAGCTCGAGCTGCCCCATCAGCGCCACCGCCTCCTCGAAGCGGTCCTGGCGGATGAGCACCAGCCCGACACGGGCCGTCAGATCCCTGTTGCCCGGGAAGCGCGACAGGCCCTCGCGGTAGGCGGACGCCGCCGCGTCGTACTCGCCCCGGCCCAGGTGCACGTCCCCCAGCGCCGCCGGCACCTCGGGCCGACCCAGGCTGTCATGGGCCGCCAGGTCGCGGAGGATCTTCTCGGCCTCGCTGAACTCCTCGCGGGCCAGCAGGGTGCGAGCCCTCTCGTAGAGCTTGACGGCCTTGTGCTTGGGCAGCGTGGAGCTCACGGTCGGTAGACCCGGTAGTCTATCTCGGGAAAGAGGTTGTTCTTGCCCTCGATGTGGGACAACCAGCCCTCATCGATGTTCCCATCGCGGATCTGGTCGTGCAGGCGCTGGAAGCGCAGGATGTGCTCCTTGGTGCGTCGCACGGCGTAGTCCACCATGGTTCCCGTCTTCATGATGAACGCCCAGTCCGACGATTGCGCCAGCAGGAGCTCGCGCGCGGCCTGGTTGAGTGCCCGCCGCTGGAGCGTGGAGGCATCCGGGTAGTCCTTGGCCAGGTCCGCCATCTGGCGGGCGCAGTGGTGGAGGTGCCGGTAGATCCAATCGTTGGAGCCATCCAGCCACATGTTGGCGTAGCCGCCCGCGCCCCAGGAACTCAGGGGCGGGGTGGCCACCTGGTTCTCCGGGTTCTCGGCCAGGTCATCCGAGGCCGTCACCAGCCGGAAGGTCTTCTGGTCGAAGGCCACCTTGCGGATGAGGGCGTCGAGGAACCACGGCCCCTCGAACCACCAATGGCCGTAGAGCTCGGCGTCATAGGGGGCCACCACCACCGGCTTGCGGCTCCCCATCTTCCCCGCGAGCCACTCGAACTGCTTCTCCCGGTTGAAGAGGAAGTTGCCCGCGTGGGTG
This is a stretch of genomic DNA from Archangium violaceum. It encodes these proteins:
- a CDS encoding trypsin-like peptidase domain-containing protein, with the translated sequence MTKRLNPQKSALAGALVLALPILAPAQTAAPSSNPVQPATREAQALPSLAPLVESVKGAVVNVDVQAKASRSEGFGQDNPLFDRFFGNGGGGQGQRREQLRQGAGSGFIIDPKGLVLTNNHVIEGAVTIRVRMDDGRSFDAKIVGRDPLTDVALIQLQGKVENLPFVKLGDSDALRVGDWLLAIGNPFGLASSVSSGILSARARDIHSGPYDDFLQTDAAINPGNSGGPLFNMKGEVVGINTAIVGGGTGIGFAVPSNMVKALLPQLEKDGAVTRAWLGIGIQDLTGDLAKAMSLPVNEGAIVSQVNDNSPAGKAGMRADDVIVAIDGRKVGSGGELTRTVALKKPGTTSVLDVFRDGKRQELKVQLGTRPDLEGVSVRQRRGGDEETEQSSKARVGVSLSNVDPRIVERTGLTSTQGALVTDVLPGSPAERAELEPGMVVVEVDRKPVRNAEELAKLIRKASPGSTLLLRVETPGGGRFLRALRVP
- a CDS encoding tetratricopeptide repeat protein, with amino-acid sequence MSSTLPKHKAVKLYERARTLLAREEFSEAEKILRDLAAHDSLGRPEVPAALGDVHLGRGEYDAAASAYREGLSRFPGNRDLTARVGLVLIRQDRFEEAVALMGQLELKGLGPDLLTQYGYALARLERYAASERIFARAVAGGAGPEARMLLARVRAKLGRYEEAANMCRSLREGDVPAEVQSEAKGLLADCLLMQGQAAPALGLWKEQRAAGELQPEQLGHMAYAAQLAGEPGLCDQLITERLGSVPTAEDRLLFAQIANLRNRPEDALEHLAVAEAATGEHYKGFIFELEATRGRALRLLGRRQEAREALARASGHAESQGKLGPQLQVDLGHLSAEEGDFESAEKSFQAALEMDPDEPEARRGLELTRRREAWRTQLQANVEAQVEAAKAESDALRRRFVARESELEALRRELETLRAAQAQAEEKARRAEEEARAAQASARAEQARRTREELEQRETEIDAKARENVERGLGKALATCPPPLLQAMMVAERTYQKALYTDLPAAAVAVLFAGALERALYTLFVERFRQWLDARGQLKDFLQAATREKRGRKVEYFDNFAAAFDPERPGRPPSMGEVARVLQRREEPYLHLFLAFLTERYPLPGRLLDVLADFVIQAKERLRDPVAHGRAVEMGYEELKVLRERLLFALEPGQPGALALLLGV